DNA from Podarcis muralis chromosome 13, rPodMur119.hap1.1, whole genome shotgun sequence:
TTCAAACACGCCAGCAGAATTGGCACAGACAGCACAATGATGGAAATGATAAGACTGTGCAGCAAGAGCGACTACCTCTTTGAGGTACTTCCTGTTGCACTTCCTGTGGTGATGCTCCGGATGTGAGAGGACCCGCCTTTTGGTAGATCCCTTGCACTCTTCCCCCACATCTGCTTCCTCATTGCTCATGCATTGCTAAACAGTTTTGTTGTCCTGGTAACAGCCATGCTGATAAAAACCCCCAGCATTATTTTATACCACAAGCATTGCCTATCTCAACCTTATTGAGGTCACTTCTTTCTTGCTGTAGGCGAGTGGTGGTTCTGAGGCCTGCAATATCTGGCCAGACATCTCCTACCGATCTGGGTTCTCTGAAGTCAGCTCAGATATCTCCTGCAAACATTGGTGGATCACAATTTGTGTCTGGCATCATATATCCAGCTGCCATTGTTTATTTTGATAGACTCTAGGCACCTATTTAAAGGTGTTAATCTCTCATTAATATTTATTCCATGGCAAGAGCAAAACTGTTGCTCTCTGCTTTGTGGGGGTGACCTCGGTTTCTATCATGAGAGAGGGGCAGTAACACTGTTGGGAACATACATGTCACAGATTGGGTAACAGGACGAGACAAGTATGTATTCCAGTTATATCCTATCcttactccaaggagctcaggaatGGTGCATGTGGTCCTCTCaccaggttttttatttttattagactCTTGTGGGCCCAAGTTTACAcagtgagtggggatttgaacctgagtctccccagacctagtctgacactctatccactacaccacactggccttccAAGAGACAGCAACATCGaaggcagagatggggagccagtggccctccagatgttgtagggaTCCAGACAGGGATGGAAGTGATGGGAGCCatacccagcaacatctggagggccataggttccccaaaCCTGAACTAACGTGAATCAGTGAGTGTAATGAGATACTTTCCAGATCATCACCCTGACTACTGGGCCATGAACTGCTCCATCGTAATCTTGCATTGTGTGTTTTGCATTCTTTCCCCTAGATCTTTGCACGATGCCGGTAACCCGCTCAAAGTCCGTGGGCAACACCTCTGCCTTGACCTCTCAGCTGGGCATTGTCCGTCTGCTGGAGGTCCTCTTCACATGTGTCACCTTCAGCCTGGTGGTCCACATCGACAGGTGGCATACTCGCAATGGCGACTGGTGCATGTTCTCATGGTGCGCTTCCTTCGCCATCACTATTGTCATCTTGGTGGTGGAGTTTGCCGGCCTCCAGCACCGCATGCCAGTTTCCTGGAAGAACTTCCCCATCACATTCGCCATGTATGCTACCCTGATGTGCCTGTCGGCTTCCATCATCTACCCGGTCAGCTTCATTCAGAACCAAAATCCCTCCCGCAGAGAACGTCCGTACCTCATTTCTGCCACTGTGTTCTCATGCCTCTCCTTCTTGGCATACTCCACAGAGGTGGGCATAACCAAAGCCAAACCAGGAGAAGTCACTGGCTACATGGCCACCGTCCCTGGGCTGCTCAAGGTGGTGGAGACCTTTATTGCCTGCATCATCTTCGTCTTCATCAGCGATCCGGTTTCCTACGATAGTCCAGAAGGTCTCCAGTGGTGCATGGCTGTCTACTGCATCTGTTTCATCCTCTCGCTGTTGGTCATCATCCTCTGCATTGGCGAATGCACTGGCTGGCTGCCGTGTCCGTTCAACAAGTTCCTCAGTGGCTATACGCTCTTGGCTGTGCTCATGTACGCAACAGCCACCATCATCTGGCCCATCTATAAGTTCGACAGCAAGCATGGTGGCAGTTCGTCTCGACCCCGTTATTGCAGTTCAACCACAATGTGTCACTGGGACAAGCTTGTTGCTATAGCTGTCCTGACAGCCATCAATCTCCTGGTGTACGTGGCTGACCTGGTGTATTCCGCACGGCTGATATTCATCCAAGGGTAGAGGGTCAACGAGAGTCAGGACAGAGAAGGTCAAGAAGGAGGGAGGATGTAAAGAGATGGGGAAGGGGAGCAGAAGGGGAAAGCAAAGGCATCTTTTAAAGCATTGCCTTCCCATCTTTTTCCATGCTCTCaccctcttctttttttgcttttttctcttccactcctttcttccatttttctTACTTTCCATTAATCTTTTCACATTTTTACATTCCTCCTTCCCAGTTAACCTTTTTTTGGTTTTGCCTTGTGCTTGTCACTTGTTGCATGCTCAATCTTTTCCCCTCCCCGCTGTTTGCACAAGTGTGTCTGTTTCAAAAACTCACACGCTTCACGCTTCCCATGCTCATTCTGCCCCCTTCATTCCCTGCCCTTTGCACAAGCATCGTTTTCTTTTTGCATGCTTGTCCTTTGCCACTCCCTGTACATTTGCAAGGCGTGGCTAGCTAAGAGCTCCAATATTCAGGGTTTTGAGGGTGGTTCTGTTTGTTTTCTAATGGTGATACTGGAGGTGCACATCCCTGTGAGGGGGGAATTGCACTGGGGGCATTATCCTTGATTGAAGGAGATTGCCAGAATATTCCCATGTTGATCCCTGGCCAGATGTTTTTATATGAACACAAGACCTTCCTGCATTCTTCTTGCACAGTTCATAGACACCTCTTTCTTTTCCATTGCATGCATGCTCCTTCACCAGCCACGAAATCTTCCACCTTCATGACTGCTCTCTGTCCAGGCTGCCAGCTTGCATTTCTGATGGttgcatgggtgtgtgtgtgtgtgtttgtagggaGAGAGGACCCTGGCTTACTCAAATGTGTATAACCAGCATCTTCTTTTCAAAGGGCAAGGGGATCCTGGTTCGGGGCTCAGCGGGCATTAAAAGTGCCGGAGCCTTGAGAGAACAGACCTCTCTGCTTGCAGACAGGAAGGGTTGAGAGAGCTCTCCTTTAATTAACATATTTGCCtggcagtttaaaaaaagaaaagtttttgatGAGCCTTAAAGGCATTGTCTCACTTTGCAAGATGTCACTTGGGGGCTGTTGGCTGCTAATGAACACAGATGCCTGAAAGGTAGTTGAGATGTGCTTGTCGAGGTCTCTGAAACAAAGGGGCAATTTGCTGCATGTGGCTTATGTCAGAACGCACAGAAGCTGCACAGAAGCAGGGCTGCATGGCTAGTTCTCCAAAAGTTGCCTCTGCCACCTCCATGGAGAGTTTATTCTATGGTTTATTCTTATTGATGTCTGGGGAGTAAAGACTCATCCTGCTTGGTGGGAGATTAAAGGCAACGTGCTTGCTTCTGGTTGATGGTTTTTGGTGACAGAAAGGCACACTGTTCTCAAAAGTGCTCGTGTGTGAGCTGTTGCCCATCGCAGTGCCTTGAATCTCTAAAGGGGACTTCACTCCTCTGCATTCAGAAGTTGCCTCTAGTTGCCTTTAGCAAAATAAGCAGTATTTTCTTGGAGGTTGAAAGCAAAATGACTATTGGGGGGGCTTAAAGCCAACAATTTGCTATCCTGAAAAACAGCATCTACGCTGTAAAAGCGCCTTTAATTATTCACCTAAGGATTAAAAATCCTTGCCTGCAATGTTCTTAAAAGCAAAACATTACACTTAGGGCAATATTGTTCCTGAAAAATAAGCttgcttaattattattttttacacttCTTTGAAAACTGCCTTCTGTTGAGTGCCTAATAATCTGCTTTAAGTGTTCTTGCTGAGAAAAAAACAGCAAGATattcttatggggggggggtggatagaAAAATTGAACATACATGTTCAGTGGAGTGTTAAATGTGTTATTTTGCCTCTGTTTTGGTTGCTGATCCAGTATTTAAAAAGAGAATATATACCAGGGGACACATCCTGCAGCCTAAAAAGACAACAACGTTCTCTTCCCTTCTGCTCAGCACTAGAGTTTAGTTTCATGTACTTAAAAGAAATGAATTTACAATATTATTTTCATAATTTGCCTTTTTTATACTTCTAGATGACATATAGCATAGAGACAGAAATATAGGCTCTCCCTGCTCCATTTTCACCCTAACTGCGGTGCTCTTGTTTGtgaatgtgtgggttttttaaaaaaaaaaaaaatgcaagtaaATATATGTGTATAAAATAAAGGAGCAATGATATAATAAACAGTGGTGATTCCTCTTTCTTTTGTGTCTGCAAAGAAGCTCACAGTACATTCAGACATTTAGAGTTggagcaactgggggggggggaccaccaccaccaggtgGGTCTGTCTTCAGAGTTATATGGTGACGCCTGTGTTGTTAGAGTGTTTGAACAGGCACCttggggaccagggttcaaatcctcccttggccatgaagctcaatgggagACTATGGACCAGTCACTCCCTCTCAGCCGAATCCACCTCACAGGATTGccttacatggttctcctccccttTTCAacttcacaacaactctgtgtggCAGGCTAAGCTAAGAGATTTCATCTGGTATGGATTTTCCTAAACCCACTCCACCTTtacaaacattggctcccagtacatttctgagcacaattcaaagtgttggtgctcacctttaaagccctaaacggcctcggcccagtatacccaaaggagcatctccacccccaccccatcgttcagcccggacactgaggtccagctccgagggccttctggcagttccctgcctgtgagaagtgaggttacagggaaccaagcagagggccttcccatcagatgtcaaggaaataaactatctgacttttagaagacatctgagggcagcctgtttagggaagtttttaatgactgatgttttaatgcatttttaatcttttgttggaaaccacccagagtccctggggaaacccagccagatgggtggggtataaataaattattattattatgaccagcTACTGTACACTTACCTGCCGAAATGTCCTCTTCTATAGGAGCCGTTTCATCTTTTGCATTTCGTTGCTCTTAGCGTGGGGTCCTCAAGGGGACACCCACCAGCATCATGGCACTCTCAGATGCCCTTCTGCTCTCTTAAATTTTCTTAattgagtttattttattttttacatgggttgcttgcttgcttgagtgGGTTGCCTGTTGTTGGGGGGTGGGAGTTGggcctgctttttatttttttattttttggtctcCGTGTatttggtgtgggtgtgggtgtgtgtatttgtgtgttttgCTTGTCACGGGTGGATTCTGAGAAGTGGGTATTTTGTGGTGCTCACCGCAGTTTCCAAATATGCTTTTTggacacaaaacaaaacaggttggGGCTCCTGCTCTGAGCAGAGTGATCTTCTGTCATTCTGCACCTGCAGTTACGTGAAGGAGCACTGCTGGCATCTGGTAATGCTTGGAGAGAATACAGGCCTACCTTGGGCCTTaccctacccacccaccctggcCTGGCACTCTGCACCACAACAGGTGGCTAGATCTGAGCAACCTTCCAGTTTCCCGCAATTCCCCAGACCTAGCATTGCTAAGGCATTGTGGGGAATTAAATAAATGCCCCAGCACTGCAGGAAGTGCTGCCACTGTAGCCAGATAAATCTGCCAGGAACTACTGACAAAGAAGGAGCCCGTCAGAGGACTCTGCCTggaaatgctctctctctctgtgtgtgtgtttgtgtgtgtgtgtgtgtgtgtgtgtgtgtgtgtgtgtgagagagagagagagagagagagagagagaaagaccagGCTCTGAAAGGTACAGAGAAGGGGAATTTAGGTGAGTACATCTCAGTCCTCCTAGTAACATGGCAGGGTCCACCTGTCAAGCATTCTTTCTGGAATACGCTTTGCACATTCAATAGAAACAAGGGGTaaagcaagggggtggggaacctgtagcctgacagatgttgatggactatgactcccatcattcaTGACCATCAGtcgtgctagctggggctgaggggagttggagtccagcagcatctagagcagggcggcccaacttttcatacacTGCCTTGTTTTGtggcggggtggggtggtggggtggagcacgaggccaaaatttgacacacccacccacacccacacccaccatgctgccttcccaaagctggctaagtGAGGCACCagtctttgggaaggaggcgcaagGCTCCAGCAGGGTCCTACAGCACCTCCGATCTCCTCCCCAAAGCTGGCAAAGTGCTATccaggttttgggaaggaggcaggaggactctaggaaCCCGTCAGGGCCCTCACACCTCCCTCGCAAAGCCCAGCGCCTCGCTTACCCAGTTCCAGGAAGGTAGCAcaaggagtggtggtggtggggcatcAAATGTTTCCGAGGGCCACCAAAAAATCTTTAACATGCGGACCCCAGGCCATGTGTTGCACTGCCCTGATCCAGAGGGCAACAGTTTCCTCATCTCCTGGGAAATctacctgcttgtgggtttccaacaGACACCTGGGTGTCCACTGTGAGGACAAGATGTTGGACTGgatagataggccattggcctgatcctgcaggtctcTTCTGCGCTAAGCTACTTTAGCCTGTGGGCAGGGGTGGAATTGCATGCTTGAATGTGACTCCTTTTCATCGAGAAACCCCCTCCGGTCTCTGATACTCTGTTTTCCTGTAGGTGTGGAGTTCTGCCCCCAACTTGGGAGACTattcaaacttgcaaccttgggcCTGAATCAGAAAGTGGTATGGTCCATACACAGCTTTACCACTTGATTCTGGTGATGGTATGAACAGGACTTACAAACATGCTTCCCTTGTTTAGGGGACAGGACAGCAGTTTTCTTCTATGCTGGGTCACAGTCTGGCTGGCTAACCTTGCGAGCAGAGCAGGGTGGAGGGAAAAGGAACAATCTTGCTTGCAGTGGGAAGCGAAAAGCCTCTGGAGCTTGAGGTTAGGGCTGagttgggagagagagaaggagcagaGCACAATGTCACCCGATGGAAATTCTCACTCACTCGCTGAGGAGTTTCCGCTTTGGAAAGCTGACTGAGCGCAGCTGTTGTTCACTGGATGTGCTGGGAGCATGGACAGAGTTAGCTTAGTGGTGGTGAAGAAAGGTACTGGCACGGTGGGCGTGTAGTTAATTGTGCAAAACCACTTTCACACATCTGGATCAAACTGTGCCTGTCCAATGTGTGGTCCTGCCTGGACTGCCTGTGTAACCCAGCCAGACACTGGAGGAAAACCCCAATTTTGGTGACCCTGGGCCAAAACTGCACACGCACACTCTCCTCTCCTCAGTACTAGGTCCGAGAGCCTTGTATGGGGCTGCCCACAACTTGGAGGCAGCTTTGTTGAGCAAGGAGGGATCTCTGGGTGAATGTTTCAATTCCAGGCGAATTGAAGGAGTCACTGCTGCgcctgctcttaaagaaaacatcattagatcctttagatctatccaattaccgcccagtttcgaatcttccgtttctgggtaaggtgattgagagagtggttgctgaacagcttggtgggtttctggatgaaacatcggctctggatccactCCAATCTGGCTTCCgctctggtcatgggaccgagacggctttggtcgccctaacagatgatttCCATAGGCAACTGGATGGAGGCGggttggggctgctgattcttttagacctgttagcagccttcgacatggtcgatcacgaacttctgaaCCACCGCCTCGccaacgtggggatccagggcacagtccttcagtttctctctggtcggagacagagggtggcacttgggGGTAACTGTGGTCGCGCCACTCCTTGttgtgtggagtgccacagggtgcgatactctcccggatgcttttcaacatctttatgcgccccctcgcccagcttgtccagagttttggtTTGGGTTGCCAtaagtatgctgatgacacccaactctatctgttgatgggtGGCCATCCtaactcggccccagacacactgatcagatgtttggaagctgtggctggatggttatgcGCTttggtcctttggctgggttggGATGATATGgaattgggggggcaactcccatctcttgcgggggtgcaattagtgccagcaccgtccattAAGAGTTttggtgtaatcttcgacacctccctttccatggaggcgcagattgcaggtataacaaaggcggcattttttcatctccaccaagctaagcagttggctccttacctctctcgccctgacctagccactgtgatccatgcaacggtcacctccagactggattattgtaactcactctacgtggggctgcccttgagactgacccagaaactccagcgggtgcagaatgccgcagcgagactccttacagggtcctcgccgcgggatcacattcacccggtgctataccagctgcactggctcccggtggagtacaggatcaggtttaaggtgctggttttaacctttaaagccctatacggcctaggaacctcatacctatgggaccgcctctcctcgtatgtcccacagaggaccttacggtcttcagacaaaaacatcttggaggtcccgggccacagggaggttaggctggcctcaaccagagcctgggcttttttggctgtggccctgatctggtggaacgctctgtcacaagagactagggccctgcgggactcgacatctttccgcagggcctgcaagacagagctgttccaccaggcctttggccaaggcacagtctgctttggtaatcctcacagaactctagcccaatggttgccattaatttgattttgaattgattttagaatgaattgattttagaatgctgtgttacttttattgttgttagctgctatGATTATTATGTCCGCCTCCGCCTCCCCCGAGGACTGTGCAAAGGATTCCTGCGGCTGCAGCTGCTTCCACTCCAGTGGCAAGTTCTGGCTGTGCCTCAGCCTTGGGATGAGGTCAtcgtaatatgtgtgtgtgtgtgtgtgttttgtgtgtatatCTGGCAGGAATGTGTTTTCCCAATACTGTGGCTCGCCTTGAAGCTAAATCCACGCCCAGGCTGAGAGCAGGATCCAGGTCTATGGGTGtgggtgagggagagggagactccTCATCGCTCCCATTGTGGAATAATACATAAGGAGTCTTCTATGTTTAGTCCTCGAACTCCAGCTGGCTGGGTGTGTCCAGCAGTTATTATTAGGCATTACCTCCCATTCACCATTTCCAGCTCATTCTCGATActtatttagaatatttatagACTGCCattaagaaaaaaaccccaaaacaaacatttttttaagcagagTAAAATTGGGCAAGAACAAAAAAAAGCGCCCTCCTGAAACAGCTTAAGGTTTTCCCTAGAGTAGGGGTGTCTAATGTGTTTCAGCAGGAGGGCAGCATTCCCTGTCTTCATTAAGCatatttaggcgccaggcaaaagcattcctctaatcccaggcctttggctaattaaacaatctatggccccTTTAATGGGGAGATGGAGGCagtgttttcccttttttaatatagaaaaaaggtgaaggtacagtggtacctcgggttaagtacttaatttgtttcggaggtccgtatttaacctgaaactgttcttaagctgaagcaccagtttaactattggggcctcctgctgccgccgcgccgccagagcacgatttctgttctcatcctgaagcaaagttcttaacctgaagcactatttctgggttagcggagtctgtaacctgaagcgtatctatcctgaagcgtatgtaacccgaggtaccactgtacttgccatgAGGTTGCTACAGTAagcgccacacttttaacatgggggggggggcatgggcgcAGCCAGGATTTTTATTAGGCGGGGCatgccttttgttgggggggggttggaacctcagtttgctatgtattcttattgattggggggcagctgcccctccctggctacgcccatggggtgctggtactgtgtacccttgagtacacccagggggaaaaagcactggttgggGATACTGTTTTTGCTCATTACTATGGTATGtacaggggacacgggtggcgctgtgggttaaaccacagagcctaggacttgccaatcagaaggtcggcggttcgaattcccgcgacgggatgagctcccgttgctcggtctcagctcctgccaacctagcagttcgaaagcacgtcaaagtgcaagtagataaataggtaccgttccggcgggaaggtaaatggtgtttccatgtgctgctctggttcgccagaagcggcttagtcatgctggccacatgacctggaagctgtatgccagctccctcggccagtaaagcaagatgagcaccacaacc
Protein-coding regions in this window:
- the MYADM gene encoding myeloid-associated differentiation marker, which codes for MPVTRSKSVGNTSALTSQLGIVRLLEVLFTCVTFSLVVHIDRWHTRNGDWCMFSWCASFAITIVILVVEFAGLQHRMPVSWKNFPITFAMYATLMCLSASIIYPVSFIQNQNPSRRERPYLISATVFSCLSFLAYSTEVGITKAKPGEVTGYMATVPGLLKVVETFIACIIFVFISDPVSYDSPEGLQWCMAVYCICFILSLLVIILCIGECTGWLPCPFNKFLSGYTLLAVLMYATATIIWPIYKFDSKHGGSSSRPRYCSSTTMCHWDKLVAIAVLTAINLLVYVADLVYSARLIFIQG